CAGACCGGACAGAGCTGTACGTTGGAATACGATCCGGCGACACGGCAACCCAAAGCGATGCAGATTGCGGCCCAGAAATCGCTGACGTTCTTCTTCCTGGTCTTCGGCTATGTCACCTGCGTGCCCTGGAAGAAGCCCAACGAGACCCATCCAGCACTTTCGGCTTGAACGATCAGAAATTCAGCGTTCGAGTCGCGGGATCACATCCGGTAGAGGCCAGATGGCTGGCATGCGGATCGATGAAGCTGTCCTCGGACGTCTGTTTAGCGGGACGACGGGGTCTTTGCTGCCATGCGTCTTCGCGGCCTGACCAGGAGATCGGCCGCCTCAACCCCAAGCGCCTTCGCCAGCCGATCCACGACGTCGATCGTCGCGCTATAAACGCTGCGCTCGATCGAACTGATATAGGTCCGGTCGATCTCCGCCCGGTGGGCAAG
This window of the Microvirga sp. TS319 genome carries:
- a CDS encoding helix-turn-helix domain-containing protein, which produces MSIRDVLARNIRKYRKAAGLSQEELAHRAEIDRTYISSIERSVYSATIDVVDRLAKALGVEAADLLVRPRRRMAAKTPSSR